The following are encoded together in the Parabacteroides chongii genome:
- a CDS encoding DUF4906 domain-containing protein, giving the protein MGHIGSKLQKQGVLIVLFTLVLINASCDGHIDNSAVNPTDEKKVEVSMAIGFADEADACNLSASTKANAKGKGAFDVELVPTATTRADAAKPDKLYRLEIRQYKQNGECYTGSGQDPTDREIGKRLTVSLTKDADCQLVFVAWGKDSPKLLGKIALSEAQEISIDAATINAISTADMSQMPYVLHLKHVNVTSGGKITSPDGEDVRILLKRLATRLNIFWNYNVPNYDLKQIILQSIPRNYKVVPAPDEKSMNTTYPSVMDQYMDIQLTDAQISAADKSCSCWVPANVRGINTVSNGPQYRIKENAPVGSSYVSFIAANTSDGKKKLNYRVYLGGKDYSDYNLNENTDYSYKISFNHTGLPVDDKRVTIIDPIPASDNNENFVPTANCFMVAPGGAFCFNPYKYYVNGSISENELLKGWCASSKIKSVKVLWQTKENGDVGDPVLGVVNSLDDHTNIVDLKDGDDFDKARIYCRVAPNTTGGSGLIAAYDGDNGTGNILWSWHVWVTDYNPDPRGSNNVLTPENRRKQVYKLNGTSQLPMMDRNLGAVAGYLTVPQLEQDRSKANGFMYQWGRKDMFRSSYTIKFIPSIDVPEVIESPLDGVLSCYRGDGITFASLTFDFKNSVTYEVAYKNPEILYKPSGNFSWTSQRNNDYYNSWGMEGDKGLHDPCPVGWRVCKKEDFYPLYTQANTNGRLNIVAGSNVNNDGGYLISYNEDDRTQGSYFRLPGYWMGNVFGYIGTFGYYWTRDNGKGSGGYNGNSGYPLRLKTADTNWNMKVGGVEQEALLVRCIQERE; this is encoded by the coding sequence ATGGGACATATAGGCAGTAAATTACAAAAACAAGGAGTTCTTATAGTACTCTTTACATTGGTATTAATAAACGCAAGTTGCGATGGACACATCGACAATTCAGCTGTGAATCCGACGGATGAAAAGAAGGTAGAAGTCAGCATGGCTATCGGCTTTGCCGACGAAGCTGATGCCTGTAATCTGTCTGCCTCTACCAAGGCAAATGCAAAAGGGAAAGGCGCATTCGATGTGGAGTTGGTTCCGACAGCGACAACCCGTGCGGATGCGGCTAAACCGGATAAACTCTATAGGCTGGAGATTCGTCAATACAAACAAAATGGCGAATGTTATACCGGCAGTGGTCAAGATCCTACCGATCGGGAAATCGGTAAACGTCTTACTGTGTCATTGACGAAAGATGCCGACTGTCAGCTAGTTTTTGTTGCCTGGGGAAAAGATAGTCCAAAGTTGTTAGGAAAAATAGCTCTTTCCGAAGCACAGGAAATATCAATCGATGCAGCTACAATCAATGCTATTTCCACGGCTGATATGTCTCAAATGCCTTACGTTCTCCATCTGAAACATGTCAATGTGACAAGTGGAGGTAAGATTACCAGTCCCGATGGTGAAGATGTCCGCATCCTTCTCAAACGACTGGCTACCCGATTAAATATTTTCTGGAATTATAATGTGCCTAATTATGACTTGAAGCAGATCATCCTGCAAAGTATCCCTCGTAATTATAAGGTAGTACCAGCTCCTGATGAAAAGAGCATGAATACAACATACCCTTCAGTTATGGATCAATATATGGATATTCAGTTGACAGACGCTCAGATAAGTGCAGCCGATAAAAGTTGTTCCTGCTGGGTTCCTGCTAACGTGCGTGGTATCAACACCGTCTCCAACGGTCCGCAATATCGTATCAAGGAGAATGCGCCGGTGGGTAGTTCTTACGTTAGTTTTATTGCAGCTAATACCTCGGATGGAAAAAAGAAACTCAACTATCGCGTCTACTTGGGAGGAAAAGATTATTCCGATTACAATCTGAATGAAAATACGGACTATAGCTATAAGATCAGTTTCAACCATACCGGTTTGCCAGTCGACGACAAACGCGTGACGATTATCGACCCTATACCGGCTTCAGACAACAATGAGAATTTCGTCCCGACCGCCAACTGTTTCATGGTGGCTCCCGGTGGTGCGTTCTGTTTCAATCCTTACAAATATTATGTCAATGGAAGTATCTCCGAGAATGAATTATTGAAAGGATGGTGCGCTTCCAGTAAAATCAAATCAGTAAAAGTTTTGTGGCAAACGAAAGAGAACGGCGACGTAGGCGACCCGGTACTGGGAGTAGTCAACTCTTTGGACGACCATACGAATATCGTCGACCTAAAAGATGGAGACGATTTCGACAAAGCGCGTATCTATTGTCGTGTCGCCCCGAATACCACCGGAGGAAGTGGTTTGATAGCTGCTTATGATGGTGATAATGGAACAGGCAATATCCTTTGGAGCTGGCATGTTTGGGTGACGGATTACAATCCAGACCCAAGAGGTTCGAATAATGTATTAACTCCGGAGAATAGGCGGAAACAGGTTTACAAATTGAATGGAACTAGCCAATTACCAATGATGGATCGTAATCTAGGAGCTGTAGCCGGTTATTTGACTGTCCCCCAATTGGAACAGGACCGTTCCAAAGCAAATGGTTTCATGTATCAATGGGGCAGAAAAGATATGTTCCGGAGCAGTTATACAATAAAGTTCATACCCTCAATAGATGTTCCAGAAGTGATAGAATCCCCATTAGATGGTGTATTAAGTTGTTATCGGGGTGATGGTATCACTTTTGCATCCTTGACTTTCGATTTCAAGAATAGCGTAACTTATGAAGTAGCTTATAAAAATCCGGAGATACTATATAAACCGTCAGGTAATTTTTCATGGACATCACAGCGTAATAATGATTACTATAACTCATGGGGAATGGAAGGAGATAAAGGTTTACACGATCCATGTCCGGTAGGCTGGAGAGTTTGTAAGAAAGAGGATTTCTATCCATTATATACTCAGGCAAACACCAACGGAAGATTAAATATAGTAGCTGGAAGTAATGTAAATAACGATGGGGGATATTTAATATCTTATAATGAAGATGATAGAACGCAAGGGTCTTATTTTAGATTACCAGGTTACTGGATGGGGAATGTCTTTGGGTATATAGGAACATTCGGTTATTATTGGACTCGTGATAATGGCAAGGGCTCTGGAGGATATAATGGGAATAGTGGATACCCTCTGCGTTTAAAAACGGCGGATACAAACTGGAACATGAAAGTGGGAGGCGTTGAACAGGAGGCTCTTTTAGTCCGTTGCATCCAGGAGCGGGAGTAA
- a CDS encoding Rpn family recombination-promoting nuclease/putative transposase translates to MSKFINPFSDFGFKKIFGSEVSKDLIISFLNGVLHEEVIVNITFRNVELLGMKQEQGKVVFDIFCENEKGEIFVVEMQKARQKFFSDRILYYASFAIQQQTMIAREKTKKGKKKGDKKQWEYNINKVYIVCILNYVMDKSHPAKYRWDVVRMERELKIPFSETLNEVYLEMPKFVLPLSECKSIYLKWLYVLNNIDIMERLPEELNNQIFKKLKSIVEIERMSANERLEYELSMAAERDMLGALDAKYEDGLEEGEVKGIKKGREEERKEIATNLKSLGMSLTDIAKATGLTSDEIEQL, encoded by the coding sequence ATGAGTAAGTTTATCAATCCCTTTTCAGATTTCGGGTTCAAGAAAATCTTTGGAAGTGAAGTCAGCAAAGACTTAATTATCAGTTTCCTGAATGGAGTCCTCCACGAAGAAGTAATTGTAAACATCACCTTTCGTAATGTCGAATTACTCGGCATGAAACAAGAACAGGGTAAGGTCGTATTCGACATCTTTTGCGAGAATGAGAAAGGCGAAATCTTCGTGGTCGAAATGCAAAAAGCCCGTCAGAAGTTCTTTTCCGACCGTATCCTTTACTACGCTTCGTTCGCTATCCAGCAACAAACGATGATTGCCCGTGAAAAGACGAAGAAGGGTAAGAAGAAAGGTGACAAGAAACAATGGGAGTATAATATAAATAAGGTATACATAGTCTGTATCCTTAATTATGTAATGGATAAAAGTCATCCTGCGAAATACCGCTGGGACGTGGTGCGTATGGAGCGTGAACTGAAGATACCTTTCAGCGAAACGTTGAACGAAGTGTATCTTGAGATGCCGAAATTTGTATTACCTTTGTCGGAGTGTAAGAGCATTTATTTGAAATGGCTGTATGTCTTAAATAATATCGATATAATGGAACGTCTACCGGAAGAACTGAACAATCAAATCTTCAAGAAGCTTAAAAGCATCGTGGAGATTGAACGTATGTCAGCCAACGAACGTTTGGAATACGAACTGAGCATGGCTGCCGAACGTGATATGCTTGGCGCCCTTGATGCCAAGTATGAAGATGGTTTGGAAGAAGGTGAAGTGAAAGGTATTAAGAAAGGACGAGAAGAAGAGCGTAAAGAAATCGCAACTAACCTGAAGTCATTAGGTATGTCTCTTACAGATATAGCAAAAGCAACCGGTCTGACTTCTGACGAGATCGAACAACTCTAA
- a CDS encoding DUF4906 domain-containing protein translates to MALLTLVLMNTACDERIDTPAVNPSKEKLVEVSMTIGFADEADACNLSASTKANTNVKGKGAFDVELVPTAATRADASVKPNQLYKLEIRQYKRNGECYTSSGQDPTDQEIGKRLTVSLTKDTDCQLVFVAWGKDSPKSLGKIALSEAQGISIGADTINVITPTDMSQMPYALHLKHVNVTSEGKITSPDGEDVRILLKRLATRLKISWDYKVPNYELIQIILQSIPRNYKVVPAPDEKSMNTYPSVMDQYMDIQLTDDQVSVTDKSYSCWVPANVRGINTVSNGPQYRIKENAPVGSSYVSFIAANTSDGKKKLNYRIYLGGKDYSDYNLNENTDYNYNINFNHIGLPVDDKRVTVIDPIPASENNENFVPTANCFMVAPGGAFCFDPFAFQQNGKMITNSTLKGWSDSEGGIAYVKLLWQTKENGDIGDPVMGVANSSTDHTNIVDILKNDGSKVTSGNSLTDAGLGRIYCRVAPNTTGGSGAIAACNTSGNILWSWHVWVTDYNPDSKGNIDVQIPENKRKQKYTFGNIEQLPMMDRNLGAIAGYNYVPATELERSKANGFHYQWGRKDPFRSSYSNKKIPRITAPTINEPIEGLLSLYKEDGVTFYPMKTIAETPSYRTAYKTPQYLYKKGDKYVGWIDQQNSEEYLNSWGENGDKGIHDPCPAGWRVCSYKNFYSLFQSQPEDKKNTSINVVQESDLSEDGGALIFYDQNKTLKSYFRFTGYWEHSNEFTGINTKYYAWGRELNRRNPSTGADGWYLYFQIVSGSVNSISSAGYEREALLIRCIQEQK, encoded by the coding sequence ATGGCACTCTTGACACTAGTATTAATGAACACAGCTTGCGACGAACGTATCGACACTCCGGCGGTGAATCCGTCGAAAGAAAAGCTGGTCGAAGTCAGCATGACTATCGGCTTTGCCGACGAAGCCGATGCCTGCAATCTGTCCGCTTCTACCAAGGCAAATACAAACGTAAAAGGGAAAGGCGCATTCGATGTGGAGTTGGTTCCGACAGCGGCAACCCGTGCGGATGCATCAGTGAAACCGAATCAACTCTATAAACTAGAGATTCGTCAATATAAGCGGAATGGCGAATGTTATACCAGTAGTGGTCAAGATCCTACCGATCAGGAAATCGGAAAACGTCTTACTGTGTCATTGACAAAAGATACCGATTGTCAGCTAGTCTTTGTTGCCTGGGGAAAAGACAGTCCGAAGTCGTTAGGGAAAATAGCTCTTTCCGAAGCGCAGGGAATATCAATTGGTGCAGATACAATCAATGTGATTACACCGACTGATATGTCTCAAATGCCTTACGCCCTCCATCTGAAACATGTCAATGTGACAAGTGAAGGCAAGATTACCAGTCCTGACGGTGAAGATGTCCGTATCCTTCTCAAACGACTGGCTACCCGATTAAAAATTTCCTGGGATTATAAGGTGCCTAATTATGAATTGATACAGATTATCCTACAAAGTATCCCCCGTAATTATAAGGTAGTACCAGCTCCCGATGAAAAGAGCATGAATACATACCCTTCAGTTATGGATCAATACATGGATATCCAATTGACAGATGATCAAGTAAGTGTAACCGATAAAAGCTACTCCTGCTGGGTTCCCGCCAACGTGCGTGGTATCAACACCGTCTCCAACGGTCCGCAATATCGTATTAAGGAGAATGCTCCCGTGGGTAGTTCTTACGTCAGTTTTATTGCGGCTAATACCTCGGATGGAAAGAAGAAACTCAACTATCGCATTTACCTGGGAGGCAAAGATTATTCCGATTACAATCTGAATGAAAATACGGACTATAATTATAATATTAATTTCAACCATATCGGCCTGCCGGTGGATGATAAACGTGTGACGGTCATCGACCCGATACCGGCATCCGAAAACAATGAGAATTTTGTCCCGACAGCTAATTGTTTCATGGTGGCTCCCGGTGGTGCATTTTGCTTTGATCCGTTTGCTTTCCAACAGAATGGAAAGATGATAACTAACAGTACATTGAAAGGCTGGTCAGATTCCGAAGGCGGTATTGCTTACGTCAAACTGCTTTGGCAGACGAAAGAGAACGGAGATATCGGTGATCCGGTAATGGGTGTCGCAAATTCCAGTACCGACCATACTAACATTGTAGATATTCTGAAAAATGATGGGAGTAAAGTCACTTCAGGTAATTCTTTGACTGATGCCGGTCTAGGTCGCATCTATTGCCGTGTCGCTCCAAATACAACCGGAGGTAGCGGAGCTATAGCAGCATGCAATACTAGCGGAAATATACTTTGGAGCTGGCATGTCTGGGTAACCGATTACAATCCGGATTCAAAAGGAAATATAGATGTACAGATACCGGAAAACAAAAGGAAACAAAAATACACTTTTGGGAATATTGAACAGTTACCCATGATGGATCGTAATTTGGGTGCAATAGCTGGTTACAACTATGTACCAGCCACTGAGTTGGAACGTTCAAAAGCAAATGGTTTCCATTATCAGTGGGGACGTAAAGATCCGTTTCGGAGCAGTTATTCGAATAAAAAGATACCCCGTATTACTGCACCTACGATAAATGAACCAATTGAAGGTTTATTGAGTCTGTACAAAGAAGACGGTGTTACTTTTTATCCAATGAAAACAATAGCTGAAACTCCAAGTTATCGAACTGCGTATAAAACACCTCAATATCTTTATAAAAAAGGGGACAAATATGTTGGATGGATAGATCAACAGAACTCAGAGGAATATCTTAATTCATGGGGAGAAAATGGTGATAAGGGAATCCATGATCCTTGCCCTGCCGGATGGAGAGTTTGTAGTTATAAGAATTTTTATTCTTTGTTTCAAAGTCAACCAGAAGATAAAAAAAACACATCAATTAATGTTGTGCAAGAATCAGATTTATCAGAAGATGGTGGTGCTCTTATTTTTTATGATCAAAACAAGACATTAAAATCTTACTTCAGATTTACAGGATATTGGGAGCATAGTAATGAATTTACAGGAATAAATACTAAGTATTATGCATGGGGAAGAGAGTTAAACAGGAGAAATCCGTCCACAGGAGCAGATGGCTGGTATTTGTATTTTCAAATAGTTTCAGGATCTGTGAATTCAATATCTAGTGCAGGATATGAGCGTGAAGCTCTTTTAATCCGCTGTATCCAGGAACAAAAATAG
- a CDS encoding Rpn family recombination-promoting nuclease/putative transposase, with protein sequence MSKFINPFSDFGFKKIFGSEVSKDLIISFLNGVLHEEVIVNITFRNVELLGMKQEQGKVVFDIFCENEKGEIFVVEMQKARQKFFSDRILYYASFAIQQQTMIAREKTKKSKKKGDKKQWEYNINKVYIVCILNYVMDKSYPEKYRWDVVRMERELKIPFSETLNEVYLEMPKFVLPLSECKSIYLKWLYVLNNIDIMERLPEELNNQIFKKLKSIVEIERMSANERLEYELSMAAERDMLGALDAKYEDGREDERKEIATNLKSLGMSLTDIAKVTGLTSDEIEQL encoded by the coding sequence ATGAGTAAGTTTATCAATCCCTTTTCAGATTTCGGGTTTAAGAAAATCTTTGGAAGTGAAGTCAGCAAAGACTTAATCATCAGTTTCCTGAATGGAGTCCTCCACGAAGAAGTAATCGTAAACATCACCTTTCGTAATGTCGAATTGCTCGGTATGAAACAAGAGCAGGGTAAGGTCGTATTCGACATCTTCTGTGAAAATGAGAAAGGTGAAATCTTTGTTGTTGAGATGCAAAAAGCCCGTCAGAAGTTCTTTTCCGACCGTATCCTTTACTACGCTTCGTTCGCTATCCAGCAACAAACAATGATTGCCCGTGAAAAGACGAAGAAGAGTAAGAAGAAAGGTGACAAGAAACAATGGGAGTATAATATAAATAAGGTATACATAGTCTGTATCCTTAATTATGTAATGGATAAAAGTTATCCTGAGAAATATCGCTGGGACGTGGTGCGCATGGAGCGTGAACTGAAGATACCTTTTAGCGAAACGTTGAACGAAGTGTATCTTGAGATGCCGAAATTTGTATTACCTTTGTCGGAGTGTAAGAGCATTTATTTGAAATGGCTGTATGTCTTAAATAATATCGATATAATGGAACGTCTACCGGAAGAACTGAACAATCAAATCTTCAAGAAGCTTAAAAGCATCGTGGAGATTGAACGTATGTCGGCCAACGAACGTTTGGAATACGAACTGAGCATGGCCGCCGAACGTGATATGCTTGGCGCCCTTGATGCTAAATATGAAGATGGACGTGAAGATGAGCGTAAAGAAATCGCAACTAACCTGAAGTCATTAGGTATGTCTCTTACAGATATAGCAAAAGTAACCGGTCTGACTTCTGACGAGATCGAACAACTCTAA